Proteins encoded within one genomic window of Flavobacterium sp. NG2:
- a CDS encoding group III truncated hemoglobin, translating into MPTHDITTLDDIKLLVNTFYDKVQQDPLIGPVFNDKIRDRWPEHLEKMYRFWQTILLEVHTYSGSPFPPHKHLPVEKEHFNRWMEIFTATVDHLFAGAIADEAKLRAFNMAEMFFYKIDYFRNMHNKE; encoded by the coding sequence ATGCCTACACATGATATTACTACCCTAGACGACATCAAACTCCTAGTTAATACGTTTTATGACAAAGTACAGCAAGACCCGTTAATAGGCCCTGTTTTTAATGACAAAATACGTGACCGCTGGCCAGAACATCTGGAAAAAATGTACCGTTTTTGGCAAACCATTCTATTAGAAGTTCATACGTATTCTGGGAGTCCGTTTCCTCCACACAAACATTTACCAGTAGAGAAAGAACATTTTAATCGCTGGATGGAAATTTTCACGGCTACCGTTGATCATTTGTTCGCTGGTGCCATTGCTGATGAAGCCAAATTAAGAGCGTTCAATATGGCCGAAATGTTCTTTTATAAAATTGATTATTTTAGGAATATGCATAATAAAGAATAA